The Vallitalea okinawensis genome window below encodes:
- a CDS encoding H-type small acid-soluble spore protein — MNFKRAKEIYESKGVIDVTYFGTSIWIKGLNEEENKAEVEGLSDDYGTRVVKIDDLTED; from the coding sequence ATGAATTTTAAACGAGCGAAAGAAATATATGAATCAAAAGGTGTTATTGACGTCACATATTTTGGGACTTCTATTTGGATTAAAGGGTTAAATGAAGAAGAAAATAAAGCTGAGGTAGAAGGTTTAAGTGATGACTATGGTACTCGGGTTGTTAAGATTGATGATCTTACGGAAGATTAA
- the pdxR gene encoding MocR-like pyridoxine biosynthesis transcription factor PdxR, translating into MIFLDFKLKNDSSKYIQIADYIKERIVDGALRTGDKLPSTRQLSALLKLSRTTIQSAFQLLVDDDFIYSQPGEGYYVSDKDPILRTPSHIQWKHYFNTNGELAKNMDLIKTELPWKKNMISFTSIAPDSSYFDTDALKKSFLDIYSLESNKLLNYGYAKGYQPLIDTLKTYMHSMGIHLKDKDVLITNGFTEGLNLVCNTLTEQGDCILCENPTHHTALKIFMTHGLVPIGIPLSENGLDLQLLEAKIQEHQPKFLYLTPSYHNPTGMVISPQKRVAIINLCKKLNIPILEDGFNEELRFSDIPIRPLMSYSGYGNEVIYIGSFSKILFPGLRLGWVMADHDVIDILESFKRTMTIHTSTLDQAVLYQYMKEGYYDRYLKKVRQHYKEQYQYAVDELKKYIPYKKLYGEGGLHLFIEVQINARQLLEKCYEREVLFLPGDIFHLDDEGKNTLRLGISRVTKSEITEGFKIIGNCLEELL; encoded by the coding sequence ATGATCTTTTTAGATTTTAAATTAAAGAATGATTCATCAAAATATATACAGATCGCTGATTATATTAAAGAACGAATTGTTGATGGGGCACTACGAACTGGTGATAAACTCCCTTCAACCAGACAGCTAAGCGCATTATTGAAGTTAAGTCGTACAACTATACAATCTGCCTTTCAGCTTCTTGTTGATGATGATTTTATCTATAGTCAGCCTGGTGAAGGTTATTATGTTTCTGATAAAGATCCAATCCTTAGAACGCCTTCACACATTCAATGGAAACATTATTTCAATACTAATGGTGAACTAGCGAAAAATATGGACTTAATCAAAACCGAGTTGCCATGGAAAAAGAATATGATTTCATTTACCAGCATCGCTCCTGACTCAAGCTACTTTGACACCGATGCTCTAAAAAAATCTTTTCTTGATATATATAGCCTTGAGAGTAATAAGCTTCTTAACTACGGTTATGCTAAGGGGTATCAACCTCTTATTGACACTTTAAAGACTTATATGCACTCAATGGGTATTCATCTTAAGGATAAAGACGTACTTATTACGAATGGCTTTACAGAGGGACTCAATCTTGTCTGCAATACCCTTACAGAACAAGGTGATTGTATTTTATGTGAGAATCCAACCCACCATACTGCCCTAAAAATATTTATGACTCATGGCTTAGTACCCATTGGCATACCACTTTCCGAAAATGGACTTGACCTTCAACTCCTTGAGGCTAAAATTCAAGAACATCAACCAAAGTTTTTATATTTAACTCCCTCATATCATAATCCTACTGGAATGGTCATTTCACCACAAAAAAGAGTTGCTATCATTAACCTTTGCAAAAAGTTAAATATTCCAATTCTTGAAGATGGTTTTAATGAAGAACTACGCTTTTCAGATATCCCCATCAGACCCTTAATGAGTTACTCCGGTTATGGGAATGAAGTCATTTACATCGGCAGTTTTTCCAAAATTCTATTCCCCGGTTTAAGACTGGGATGGGTCATGGCAGACCATGACGTCATTGATATTTTGGAGAGTTTTAAAAGGACTATGACGATTCATACTTCTACTCTTGATCAAGCTGTGCTTTATCAATACATGAAAGAAGGATACTATGATAGGTACTTAAAAAAAGTTCGACAACATTATAAAGAACAATATCAATACGCAGTTGATGAACTGAAGAAATACATTCCATACAAAAAACTCTATGGAGAAGGTGGCTTACACCTCTTTATTGAAGTCCAGATCAATGCAAGACAACTTCTAGAGAAATGCTATGAACGGGAAGTGTTATTTTTACCTGGAGATATCTTCCACCTTGATGATGAAGGCAAAAACACGCTACGATTAGGCATCTCTCGTGTTACTAAAAGCGAAATCACAGAAGGCTTTAAGATTATAGGTAACTGTTTGGAGGAATTACTATGA
- a CDS encoding D-alanine--D-alanine ligase — protein sequence MTVSIIMGGPSSERDVSIHTGNEIMKYINNDYYDVNPILFDDKQQLIDQLKGTEFAFLALHGAYGEDGVIQGTLESLGIPYSGSGLLSSALCMHKAKAKMLMEHQGIPTPNWQLLTSDKYYWVDRNRIKVDLPLVIKPNASGSSIGTSLVKTTDQFEAALKQAFHYDHQVLLEEYIDGLEITCCVLGGTLLPILSIQPEHQFFDYTSKYEEGGALEEVITLPTSLHTKVEETALACYHLFECKAYARVDMLIRDDELFVLEVNTLPGMTKNSLFPKSAEAQGLSFTELIDQIIQLSLAPCC from the coding sequence ATGACAGTCAGTATTATAATGGGTGGCCCCTCCAGTGAAAGGGATGTATCCATCCATACAGGAAATGAAATTATGAAGTATATTAATAACGATTATTATGATGTCAATCCTATATTATTTGATGATAAGCAGCAGTTAATCGATCAATTAAAAGGCACTGAATTTGCCTTCCTTGCTCTACATGGTGCATACGGTGAAGACGGTGTCATTCAAGGAACTCTTGAATCTTTAGGTATTCCTTATTCTGGATCTGGTCTCTTATCCAGTGCCTTATGCATGCATAAAGCTAAGGCCAAAATGCTCATGGAGCATCAGGGTATACCTACCCCTAATTGGCAGCTATTAACATCGGATAAATATTATTGGGTAGATAGAAATCGAATAAAGGTGGATCTCCCTTTGGTGATTAAACCCAATGCATCTGGTTCGAGTATAGGCACTTCATTGGTTAAGACAACTGATCAATTTGAAGCTGCTCTCAAACAAGCTTTTCATTATGATCATCAGGTATTATTAGAAGAATATATTGATGGATTGGAAATCACATGTTGTGTTTTAGGTGGCACTCTGTTGCCAATACTGAGTATACAACCTGAACATCAGTTTTTTGATTATACATCCAAATATGAAGAAGGTGGCGCATTAGAAGAAGTTATCACACTCCCCACTTCACTTCATACCAAAGTAGAAGAAACAGCTTTAGCTTGCTATCATTTATTTGAATGTAAAGCTTATGCAAGAGTAGATATGCTGATTAGAGATGATGAACTGTTTGTACTTGAAGTCAATACCCTTCCAGGTATGACTAAGAACAGCTTGTTTCCAAAAAGCGCTGAAGCCCAGGGTTTATCTTTTACAGAACTTATTGATCAAATCATTCAGTTATCCCTAGCGCCATGTTGTTAA
- a CDS encoding MetS family NSS transporter small subunit translates to MSTSAIIFAIIAMGLLWGGFGICLTIAMKNQ, encoded by the coding sequence ATGAGTACTAGCGCGATTATCTTTGCTATTATTGCAATGGGATTATTATGGGGTGGATTTGGTATTTGCCTAACCATAGCCATGAAAAATCAATAA
- a CDS encoding sodium-dependent transporter has product MSERGQWGSRMGFILAAIGSAIGLGNIWRFPYVAASNGGGAFLIPYLFALLTAGIPILILEFSLGHKTKTSAPGVFGKINRKFETLGWFQTIISFAIMVYYVAIIAWAFNYFVFALQGGAWGTDTKAFFFGEFLNVTEGAFQLGGFNSAVLIPLVLVWLINYVILMAGVKGGIEKANKIFMPLLIICLLVIVIRGITLPGASAGLDYFFTPDFSALADPEVWINAYGQIFYSLSICFGVMMAYSSYLPKKTDIVNNAFITGFGNCSFSLLAGIAVFSVLGFMATSQGVGVEEVATGGIGLAFIVFPMAINALPGFNAAFGAIFFLCLIFAGVSSSMSIMETFVAGTADKFNASRKKVLTIATLVGFSISLLFVTGAGIFILDIVDHFINTYCIAIAGLLEIIFIAWFFNLEGIRKYANGLSDFTVARWWNFTLKFLTPVLLGTMFIYKTFIDLTVPYEGYGVSELMVFGVGTIIVTAIAAFIFKSIKGSQTYEANISKGVEM; this is encoded by the coding sequence ATGAGTGAAAGAGGTCAATGGGGTTCACGGATGGGATTTATTCTAGCCGCAATTGGATCCGCAATCGGTTTAGGGAATATATGGAGATTTCCATATGTGGCTGCAAGTAATGGTGGAGGAGCATTCTTAATACCTTATTTATTCGCACTGTTAACTGCAGGTATACCAATTCTGATTTTAGAGTTTTCACTTGGACATAAGACAAAAACATCCGCACCAGGTGTTTTTGGTAAAATTAATAGAAAGTTTGAAACACTAGGTTGGTTCCAAACAATTATTTCATTTGCGATTATGGTTTATTACGTTGCTATTATAGCATGGGCTTTTAACTATTTTGTATTTGCATTACAAGGTGGTGCTTGGGGAACAGATACAAAAGCTTTCTTCTTTGGGGAATTCCTTAATGTTACTGAAGGAGCTTTCCAACTAGGAGGATTTAATTCTGCTGTATTAATTCCTTTAGTACTTGTATGGCTAATTAACTATGTTATCTTAATGGCTGGAGTTAAAGGCGGTATTGAAAAAGCAAATAAGATTTTTATGCCATTGTTAATCATTTGTTTATTAGTTATTGTTATAAGAGGTATTACTTTACCCGGTGCAAGTGCTGGTTTAGATTATTTCTTCACACCTGATTTTTCAGCTTTAGCTGATCCAGAAGTGTGGATTAACGCATATGGCCAAATATTCTACTCATTAAGTATTTGTTTCGGTGTTATGATGGCTTATTCAAGTTATTTACCTAAGAAAACAGATATCGTTAATAACGCATTTATTACTGGTTTTGGTAACTGTTCATTCAGTTTATTAGCAGGTATAGCTGTATTTAGTGTGCTAGGATTCATGGCTACATCTCAAGGTGTAGGAGTTGAAGAAGTAGCAACCGGCGGTATTGGTTTAGCCTTTATCGTATTCCCTATGGCTATTAATGCTTTACCAGGTTTTAATGCTGCATTTGGAGCCATATTCTTCTTATGCTTGATCTTTGCAGGAGTAAGTTCCAGTATGTCAATCATGGAGACTTTTGTTGCAGGTACAGCGGACAAGTTTAATGCATCACGTAAGAAAGTATTAACAATAGCCACTCTAGTTGGTTTTTCTATATCATTATTATTTGTAACAGGTGCTGGTATCTTCATTCTAGATATCGTCGATCACTTTATCAATACTTACTGTATTGCTATTGCTGGTTTACTTGAGATTATTTTTATTGCATGGTTCTTTAACCTTGAAGGAATTCGTAAGTATGCCAATGGATTATCAGATTTCACTGTAGCGCGTTGGTGGAATTTTACACTTAAATTCTTAACACCTGTTTTATTAGGTACTATGTTTATTTATAAAACGTTTATTGACCTAACAGTTCCTTATGAAGGTTATGGCGTATCAGAGTTAATGGTATTTGGTGTTGGTACAATTATTGTAACAGCTATTGCAGCCTTTATCTTTAAGAGTATTAAGGGATCACAAACTTACGAAGCTAACATTTCTAAAGGAGTTGAGATGTAA
- a CDS encoding S8 family serine peptidase: MRKKLLSFLLIVTLVLTNMLPTSAKIWKSDSTENQTRLEVVQDLLGVQDQEEVRIIVELDSDPAVNYKGFNVGSINSDENQSIIDSIKLEQESSIASIEEQINGMVVEKSFTNVVNGFSTITTFENAKKIEDMPAVKNVYLATEYQRPEMFSSSSIINKDTLINYDGKYNGEGMVVAVIDSGIDHLHQDMRISEETDVKLTKKDVKSIIKVKGLEGEYYTEKVPYGYNYFDNNETIKDTYDVEAHGMHVSGTVGANSADTDGLKGIAPECQILGMKVFSNNPAYPSTYGDIIIAAIDDSIAMGADVINMSLGASAGFQDSSDLEQIAVQRAVDNGIVCSISAGNSGHFGSDFTEGYPYSYASNPETSVIGAPGIALNSIQVASIENTHLAGAGMLKQVNGDEELEIKHLPNGPFRPSEELGTEEYEYVYCGLGGPGDFEGLDVDGKVALIQRGNYYFSEKVDNAYANGAVAVIIFNKDGLEELMFMGGLENIKIPATFIKNSDGLKLKDSTVNTLSFVEGNLNIESPSAGQMSSFSSWGPPQTLDLKPEITAPGGNIYSTYNDNTYGSNSGTSMAAPHVAGGMALVLQRVDEEFPELTGFDRVQMAKNLAMSTATPHLSAGMLNEDLDDSDLFKSYVSPRRAGAGVMDLYGAITTPVVITDQYLGDSKVVLGEIDEQVDFKVTLTNFSDNDITYDMSGQVNSDGTIIGLNVSDSTAITLPDPSSEGIIRLPIAFNGNEDEITVPANGSIDVNVSFDLTGGELYYGGPINDAYPNGTFIDGYIVFDSQNDTAPQLSIPFMGFYGEWDDAPIIEASVYGEETRPSCLPTGAVLVDQNNFFLGEDIDGNLLMENIVIGNLDDELSNKVANPVISLLRNTDEIIVEVLDEEKNVIRELGNDGRTRKSTLSDDEQYILKDEFAWDMTVNGELVSDGQYYIRVRAKIDFVGAEWQEYDYPVYVDHSESTVENILLDNNTLTIDANEQGRGIRAYMLLAENLLDGSTDLYISDSAIINLEDVKKELGSQPIILFPGVQSWNESVDFITDTGLLINGDFETNGVKGAMLNNDDIVLNLSSNKEETIGVTIKLGIVDDANNYILQDGEKERTFVMDGYDEEIINIDEETLIISAESVGVTTTQVVYIANDDLYESITNTEDLEADTTSSSVVSMTTSAAVEMEDLEGYVDGKDYFVLPLQVTVIETEEPKGIADGDSMPPYIKITSPGFLNAFDYKSVMIEGYVKDDSALKYVKINDKKVETTFDFDEEVWKFSVPYDGYEGKNTISVRGKDKAGNTIEFDHELYFDTIDPIVRVHGNRGKIVKENDQYYYTVYATVTEDHAFLEVRVNNHHVETIDKNYIEYTPEDGVVIVQLEEYKVPLKVGENNITVTGEDKVGNKGSYTLTVTLEEDNDTPTDPDDGNDDNDNNNNNNNNNNNNNDNDDDDDHDSGSGSSSSASSEKENKVDVKVISFTDVKEGHWAKDRIEKLASLGIVSGRGNNIFDPEGTVTYAEFIKMLVVTLDIELDDNITGDWYEVYMRAALDEGFITEVHKAKADENITREEMAFIISIALRSGKSFEPKLDPIDPVKPITFSDTENISDTMKESIDYVVGIGILQGRGNGVFAPKDTLTRAEAATVILNIIETNESSDLK; this comes from the coding sequence ATGAGAAAAAAACTTCTAAGCTTTCTCTTAATCGTAACACTGGTTCTAACTAACATGTTGCCTACGTCTGCGAAAATATGGAAAAGTGATAGTACAGAAAATCAAACTAGACTAGAAGTTGTTCAAGATCTATTAGGTGTTCAAGACCAAGAAGAAGTAAGAATAATTGTTGAACTTGATAGTGATCCTGCAGTTAACTACAAGGGGTTTAATGTAGGAAGTATTAATAGCGATGAGAATCAGAGCATAATTGATTCTATTAAGTTGGAGCAGGAAAGTTCTATAGCAAGTATAGAAGAACAAATAAATGGTATGGTGGTGGAGAAATCCTTTACTAATGTAGTCAATGGATTTAGCACGATAACAACCTTTGAAAATGCTAAAAAAATTGAGGACATGCCAGCCGTTAAAAATGTTTATTTAGCTACAGAGTATCAGCGTCCTGAAATGTTTAGCAGTAGTTCAATTATCAATAAAGATACATTAATTAATTATGATGGAAAATATAATGGTGAAGGTATGGTTGTCGCTGTTATAGATTCAGGTATTGATCATTTACACCAAGATATGCGAATATCAGAAGAAACAGATGTGAAACTAACCAAAAAAGATGTAAAGTCAATTATCAAGGTAAAAGGTTTAGAAGGTGAGTATTATACTGAAAAAGTACCGTATGGTTATAACTATTTTGATAATAATGAGACAATAAAAGATACATATGATGTTGAAGCACATGGTATGCATGTTAGCGGTACTGTTGGTGCAAATAGTGCTGATACAGATGGATTAAAGGGTATCGCTCCAGAATGTCAAATTCTTGGTATGAAAGTATTTTCAAATAATCCAGCATACCCCTCAACTTATGGTGATATTATTATAGCAGCAATAGATGATTCCATAGCTATGGGAGCCGACGTTATTAATATGTCTTTAGGTGCATCAGCTGGCTTCCAAGATAGCTCCGATCTTGAACAGATAGCCGTACAAAGAGCGGTAGATAATGGTATCGTTTGCTCTATTTCAGCAGGTAATTCTGGGCACTTTGGTTCCGATTTTACAGAAGGTTATCCATACTCTTATGCTTCCAATCCAGAAACATCAGTGATTGGAGCACCAGGTATTGCACTTAATTCTATTCAAGTAGCATCAATAGAAAATACGCACCTAGCTGGAGCAGGGATGCTTAAGCAAGTTAATGGTGATGAAGAGCTTGAAATCAAGCATCTTCCTAATGGACCATTCAGACCTTCAGAAGAATTAGGGACTGAGGAATATGAGTATGTTTATTGTGGTCTTGGCGGACCTGGTGATTTTGAAGGTTTAGATGTGGATGGTAAAGTGGCATTAATTCAGAGAGGAAATTATTATTTCTCTGAAAAAGTTGATAACGCTTATGCAAATGGTGCTGTTGCCGTTATTATCTTTAATAAAGATGGACTTGAGGAACTTATGTTCATGGGAGGACTTGAAAATATTAAAATACCTGCGACTTTTATTAAGAACTCCGATGGATTGAAGCTCAAAGATTCAACTGTAAATACATTAAGTTTTGTAGAGGGTAACCTTAATATAGAAAGCCCATCTGCAGGACAGATGTCAAGTTTTTCATCATGGGGACCACCACAAACACTAGATTTGAAGCCAGAGATTACAGCACCAGGTGGTAATATTTATTCTACTTATAATGATAATACATATGGTTCCAATAGTGGAACAAGTATGGCTGCTCCACATGTAGCAGGTGGAATGGCTTTAGTATTGCAAAGAGTTGATGAAGAGTTTCCAGAACTTACTGGATTTGATAGAGTTCAGATGGCTAAGAATTTAGCGATGAGTACAGCTACACCTCATCTTTCAGCAGGGATGTTAAATGAAGACCTTGATGATAGTGATCTTTTTAAATCATATGTATCACCAAGAAGAGCTGGGGCAGGGGTTATGGACTTATATGGTGCTATAACAACTCCTGTGGTTATAACAGACCAATACTTAGGTGATTCTAAAGTCGTATTAGGGGAGATCGATGAACAAGTTGATTTTAAAGTTACACTAACTAATTTCTCAGATAATGATATTACTTATGATATGTCGGGTCAAGTTAACTCCGATGGTACAATTATTGGACTAAATGTTTCTGATAGTACAGCTATTACTCTACCAGACCCATCAAGTGAGGGGATAATACGGTTACCAATAGCCTTTAATGGAAATGAAGATGAAATTACAGTACCAGCTAATGGTAGTATTGATGTAAATGTTAGTTTTGACCTTACAGGAGGAGAGCTTTATTATGGTGGACCAATAAATGATGCTTATCCAAATGGTACTTTTATTGATGGTTATATTGTGTTTGATAGTCAAAATGATACTGCACCTCAACTAAGTATTCCTTTCATGGGCTTTTATGGTGAGTGGGATGATGCACCGATTATTGAAGCATCAGTATATGGAGAGGAAACAAGACCTTCTTGTTTACCAACCGGAGCTGTTCTAGTAGATCAAAATAACTTCTTCCTCGGTGAAGATATAGATGGCAACTTACTTATGGAAAACATCGTCATTGGTAATTTGGATGATGAGTTGAGTAACAAAGTTGCAAATCCCGTAATTTCGTTACTTCGTAATACAGATGAGATAATTGTTGAAGTACTTGATGAAGAAAAGAACGTAATTAGAGAATTGGGTAATGATGGAAGGACAAGAAAATCTACATTATCAGATGATGAACAATATATCCTGAAAGATGAGTTCGCGTGGGATATGACTGTAAATGGTGAACTTGTTTCTGATGGTCAATACTATATTCGTGTTCGCGCAAAAATAGATTTTGTAGGTGCAGAATGGCAAGAATATGATTACCCTGTTTACGTTGACCATAGTGAATCAACAGTAGAAAATATTTTATTAGATAACAATACACTTACCATAGATGCCAATGAACAAGGCAGAGGTATCCGTGCGTACATGTTACTAGCTGAAAATCTATTAGATGGTTCTACAGACCTATATATAAGTGATTCAGCGATTATTAATTTGGAAGATGTTAAAAAGGAATTAGGTTCTCAGCCAATTATACTTTTTCCAGGCGTTCAAAGTTGGAATGAATCAGTTGATTTTATAACTGATACTGGGTTATTAATCAATGGTGATTTTGAGACAAATGGTGTAAAAGGTGCTATGTTAAACAATGATGATATTGTACTTAATTTGTCTTCAAATAAAGAAGAAACTATAGGAGTAACAATTAAGTTAGGTATTGTTGATGATGCAAATAATTATATCCTACAGGATGGAGAAAAAGAGCGAACTTTTGTAATGGATGGGTATGATGAGGAAATTATTAATATCGATGAAGAAACTTTAATCATATCAGCTGAGAGTGTAGGTGTAACGACTACTCAAGTTGTCTATATAGCCAATGATGATCTTTACGAATCAATTACTAATACAGAAGATTTAGAAGCTGATACAACATCTTCATCAGTAGTTAGTATGACAACCTCTGCAGCAGTAGAGATGGAAGATCTAGAAGGCTATGTGGATGGAAAAGACTATTTTGTCTTGCCTTTACAAGTTACCGTGATCGAGACAGAAGAACCTAAGGGTATTGCTGATGGAGATAGTATGCCGCCATATATTAAGATAACATCTCCGGGATTTTTAAATGCATTTGATTATAAATCTGTTATGATTGAAGGATATGTTAAAGATGACTCAGCGCTCAAGTATGTTAAAATAAATGATAAGAAAGTAGAAACTACTTTTGATTTTGATGAGGAAGTATGGAAGTTTAGTGTACCTTATGATGGGTATGAAGGAAAGAATACAATCAGTGTACGAGGAAAAGATAAGGCAGGAAATACGATTGAATTTGATCATGAGCTATATTTTGACACAATAGACCCTATTGTAAGAGTTCACGGAAATAGAGGTAAAATTGTTAAGGAAAATGATCAATACTATTATACTGTTTACGCCACTGTCACTGAAGACCATGCATTCCTTGAAGTAAGGGTTAATAATCATCATGTCGAAACAATTGATAAGAATTATATTGAATACACACCTGAAGATGGTGTAGTTATCGTTCAACTCGAAGAGTATAAAGTGCCATTAAAGGTAGGCGAAAATAACATAACTGTTACCGGTGAGGATAAAGTAGGTAATAAGGGGAGTTATACACTAACTGTTACACTTGAAGAAGATAACGATACTCCAACTGATCCTGATGATGGTAATGATGATAACGACAACAATAACAATAATAACAACAATAACAACAATAATAATGACAATGACGACGATGATGATCATGATTCTGGAAGCGGGTCTAGCAGTTCAGCATCAAGTGAAAAAGAAAATAAAGTAGATGTCAAAGTAATCTCCTTTACTGATGTTAAGGAAGGTCATTGGGCTAAAGATAGAATAGAGAAGCTTGCCTCACTTGGAATAGTTAGTGGTAGAGGAAACAATATCTTTGATCCAGAAGGTACTGTCACTTACGCAGAATTTATTAAGATGCTTGTAGTAACTCTTGACATCGAATTAGATGATAATATTACTGGAGACTGGTATGAAGTATATATGCGAGCAGCATTAGATGAAGGATTTATTACTGAGGTCCACAAAGCAAAAGCAGATGAAAACATTACTCGTGAAGAAATGGCGTTTATTATCTCTATAGCTTTACGATCAGGAAAATCCTTCGAACCTAAACTTGATCCTATTGATCCTGTAAAGCCTATTACTTTTAGTGATACTGAGAACATTTCTGATACTATGAAAGAGAGTATTGATTATGTTGTTGGTATTGGCATTCTACAAGGTCGTGGAAATGGTGTATTTGCTCCAAAAGATACATTGACAAGAGCAGAAGCTGCAACTGTGATTCTTAACATTATTGAAACTAACGAGTCTAGTGACTTGAAATGA
- a CDS encoding tRNA threonylcarbamoyladenosine dehydratase, whose product MLHSFSRTEMLIGTEGLNKLKNSTIAIFGIGGVGTYAVEGLARSGVGKFILVDDDEVCLTNINRQIHATRKTVGKPKVEVMKERILSINPKADVETYQELYNAESAERLLRAEYDYVIDAIDMVSAKLDLIQRCKNMQIPIISSMGAGNKLNPTMFEVTDIYKTSYDPLAKVMRSELKKRGIKKLKVVYSKEKPMKPIELGGGCKEHCICPNKDRTCVERRQIPGSVAFVPSVVGLIISSEVVKDLIGFEG is encoded by the coding sequence ATGCTACATTCATTTTCTAGGACAGAAATGCTTATAGGAACAGAAGGTTTAAATAAATTGAAAAATAGTACGATTGCTATATTTGGTATTGGCGGAGTTGGCACTTATGCTGTTGAAGGTCTTGCACGTAGCGGTGTTGGAAAATTTATTTTAGTTGATGATGATGAGGTATGTTTAACCAATATTAATCGACAAATACATGCAACTCGTAAGACTGTAGGTAAGCCTAAAGTAGAAGTGATGAAAGAACGTATTTTATCTATTAATCCTAAAGCTGATGTTGAAACTTATCAAGAATTATATAATGCTGAGAGCGCAGAGCGATTATTAAGAGCAGAATACGATTACGTTATAGATGCCATTGATATGGTATCAGCAAAATTAGACTTAATTCAGCGCTGTAAGAATATGCAGATTCCAATTATAAGCAGTATGGGAGCAGGTAATAAATTAAATCCAACCATGTTTGAGGTAACAGATATCTATAAGACCTCATACGACCCATTAGCAAAAGTAATGCGTTCTGAATTAAAAAAACGGGGAATAAAGAAACTGAAGGTCGTTTATTCAAAAGAGAAACCTATGAAGCCAATTGAACTTGGTGGAGGGTGCAAAGAACACTGTATTTGTCCTAATAAAGACCGTACATGTGTCGAGAGACGTCAAATACCAGGTAGCGTGGCATTTGTTCCTTCAGTTGTTGGTCTAATTATATCATCTGAAGTAGTTAAAGATTTAATTGGGTTTGAAGGATAA